The genome window ATGTCCCAAAGTACAAACGACGTTTACCCAACTTCTATCAAAGTAGCGGCGGTATTTGCCATGAAAGGTTTACTTGCGGCGATGGAAGAACTTCAATTGGCTTTCCGCAGAAAATCAGAAGAATTCAAAGATATATTAAAAATAGGGAGAACTCAATTACAAGATGCCGTCCCCATGACACTCGGCCAAGAGTTTTCTACTTACGATGTTATGTTAGGTGAAGATATAAGCCGACTGAAGGAAGCCACATCCCTCATTGGAGAAATCAATTTAGGTGCTACAGCGATTGGAACTGGGATCAACACTGACATTCGTTATTCGCAGATTGTCACCGATATTTTATCAAATGAAACTGGCCTGAGTTTGATTGCAGCTCCAAACTTAATTGAAGCAACACAGGACACTGGCGCCTTTGTTCAGTTATCTGGTGTACTCAAACGAATTGCGACTAAGTTATCCAAAATATGTAATGACCTACGTTTACTTTCCAGTGGCCCACAAGGTGGATTTAACGAAATTAATTTGCCAGCCAAAGCCGCAGGTTCTTCCATAATGCCAGGAAAAGTAAATCCAATCATTCCAGAAGTGGTCAACCAAATTGCTTTTGAAGTCATTGGAAACGATATCACAATTACTTTGGCAGCTGAGGCAGGCCAATTGCAACTGAATGCTTTTGAACCAATCATTGCTCATAGTTTATTTAAAAGTATTGAACATCTAACAGCTGGTTGTAAAACTTTAGAACTTAACTGCATTGTGGGAATCACAGCAAACCGAGATTTACTTGAATCCCGAGCCAAAACTTCTGCAGGCCTTGCGACCGCTTTGAATCCGTACATTGGGTACGAAAATGCTACCCTAGTTGCCAAAAAAGCACTCTTAGAAAATCGACCTGTCGAATCCATTGTTTTGGAACTTGGTTTGTTAGAAGAAAAAAAACTGAAAGAGATCCTTCGACCCGAAATTCTCACCTCACCACATACACTTTAGGGATCGTTTATTTGTTGCTTTCTTTTCTAATTTTTAGAAAAATACGCTCGGATCTATCCGTAATTTATGAAACAATTAAGTATGGTATACCTAGTTGAAGATGATGTGATTACAACATTTCTCATCAAAACTTTGATGGAAAAGTTTTCCTTTGCAGACGAAATCCATGGCTTTCAAAACGGAGAGGAGGCTTTGAATGCCCTGCTCGCTGGTTCGGCCGATCCTGATATGTTATTTTTAGATTTGAATATGCCCATTATGGACGGATGGGAATTTTTAAGAGCCATCAGCAAACACCCCAAATACGCCAAACTTCCAATCTACATTCTAACCTCCTCCATTGATCCAACAGACAAAGCCAGATCAGAAGAATTCAAAAATGTAAAAGGATATCTAGTAAAACCACTTTCCTTGAAGGATTTGCAGTCCATCAACCCGGCAGTGGGCTAATGAGACATATTTTTTTTCTTTAGTTTTTCCAAGTAAGGTCGATCTTTAATATGTGAGACTAACGGACATCCCTTCTGTATCTTCTGTTTTGAACCGGATGGAATCCCTTTCCAAACTTTCAGAAAATCCCAAATCTCTTGTTTCCTTTCCTGATGTTTTAGAAAGGGAATGGAACCGTTCGAAGGCCCAGGATTCGTTACCTGTTCAAACTTCGAACCAAAATGGAGAAGGGATTTCCCTTCCCTTCCCTGGAGAAATTGGATCCAAAATTCCTGTTTCCTTCCAAGCCGATACAAAAAACAAACCAACCGATATTTTGGGAACGATTGAATCCATTGCAAAAGCCCAAGGTATGGACCCTAACTTAGTAAAGGCGATGGTCAAAGCAGAATCTGGATTCAAACCTAATGCCGTATCTCCGAAAGGAGCCATGGGTCTTATGCAACTCATGCCGGAAACCGCAGGATCACTCGGAGTGAATGATCCTTTTGACCCGGAGGAGAATATTGGTGGAGGAGTTAAATTTTTAAAGGGGCTAATGAAAGAATTCAAAGACCCAGAAAAAGCAATCGCCGCTTATAATGCAGGACCTGGAGCAGTGAAACGTTACAAAGGCATTCCTCCTTACGAAGAAACACAAAATTACGTAAACAAAGTCAAACGATACTACAAAGACTTTAGTTCGTAATCTGTTTTAATAGAAAGTTAAATACCCAAATTTTTTCTGTAATCCAGCAGTATAAAGATCAAACGGACGTTTTGTGGGAGTGATCGACCATGCTTCGTCCACTTTTTTCACAATAAAGTTCAAACTCTTTTCATTCTTAATTTTTTCGGCTGTGGCTCTTTGGATGAGGACATCATCTTCACTTATGGGTACGACAGCAAATGCTCTTTGGTTTCTTCGAAAGAGTCCGGATTTCTGAACCAATTGGATGTCTTGGTTCCAAATCCCATCTACATACAAAAACGATTTATCAGTTACCGTTTCTTCTCGCATATATTTGGTTTTGGTTCCCGTCTGAAAATAAAAGGCAAATGAAAATTCTTTTGGTAAGTAGATAGGATCTGATTTTAAAATAAGAGCCTGTCCAAAAGCTTTGGTTAAATTTTTGGATTGGAGTTCCCAAGGTTCTTTCTCAGAAGCATTTAGATTTTTGAATATAAAATAAATAGAAACGGCAATGGACACAACGATCACAATGGAAGCCGTGATGGTATTTAATTCTTTTTCTGTTTTTAATAAAACATGTCCAATGCCAAGCACAACCAGTGGTAAAAGGATTAACAATGCCGAAGTGTACCAAGTTTTGAATAAAAACCCAATGGAGTTAGGTCCAAAAAAATTTGTATAAGAAAAGTAAATGAGAGAAAGAATGAAAAACCCGAGATACCCAAGTAAAAACAAAAAGGGAACATTTTTCTTTTTATAAAATACAGATGTTTTTTGGGCGGCTTTCCTTGATCCACGGATTCCAGTAAAGATGACAAAAAAAGTAAACCCAAGATAGAACATGATAAAACTAGAAAAGAATGCAAGCGCTGTAAACGTAGGAAAAACGAGAAGGTCTGTCATCTTTTCCAATCGGAAAGTTAAAAACACTAAAAGTAGAAACACAAGACAAAGTGTTTCCGTAAAATAGGAAGTGGGAAATCCGTATGAAAATGGCAAAAAGGCAGCAAGATACACCAAAAGGTAGTGGTTACGTTTCCACTCTGTTGAACGAAGCAGTAACATAAACAAATGGAGGAAAAGGCTATAAAACAGACCAGCTAACACAAGAAAGGATGGAATATAATTCATCCCAAAAAGTTTTTTCCATGCCACAACAAACCAGATGGCCAGTGGCTCCCGAGAAGAAATAAGTCCCCCCTCTTCCACAGCAGCCTTAATATTGGCCAAAAACTCCCATTCGGTTTCCGTTGTGGGGAAAGGTCTAAAATAAGAGAACAGAGCAAAGCCCAAACTTAAGAGTAAGATGCTAAAAAGGAAAGGAAGTGGTGAAAAAGGTTTTGGGTCTCGCATCTTGGAAAAGGCTCAATTTGCCTAGTCCTGTATAAATTTTTAGGTGAAAATATTCCAGAAGATTTTCAATTATACATAGAATTTATAAAACGAGGCAAAGAATGTCCGCCGAAAAAAAAGAATACCTTCTCGTGGACGAGAATGGACAGGGAAAACCTGACAAACCGTGGATTTTTAGGACCTATGCTGGGCATACCAATGCAAAAGCCTCCAATGAGTTGTACAGAAAGAACCTTTCTAAAGGCCAAACAGGGCTTTCCATTGCATTTGATCTCCCCACGCAGTGTGGTTATAGTTCCGACCACGAGGTATCACGCCCAGAAATCGGAAAGGTGGGAGTTCCCATCAACTCACTCGAAGACTTTCGCATTTTATTCGACCAAATCCCGATCGAAGAGATGAACACTTCCATGACGATCAATGGAACTTCCATGTGGTTACTTTCGCTATATGTGGCCCTTGCGGAAGAACGCGGAGTTCCTTTGGAAAAACTAAATGGAACCACTCAAAACGATCTCATCAAAGAATATTTAGCACGTGGAACTTACATTTATCCTCCAAAAGATTCCATGAAAATCATCGTGGATATGTATGAATATTCTTTACACAATATTCCTAAATGGAATCCATCTAACATTTGTTCCTATCACTTACAAGAAGCTGGGGCAACTCCTGTTCAAGAGCTTTCCTTTGCTCTTGCCACAGCCATTGCTGTGTTAGATGCCATCAAAGAAAGAAATTGTTTTTCTGATGACGAATTTGAGCAGTGTGTGGGCCGAATTTCCTTCTTTGTGAACGCAGGGATTCGTTTTGTTGAAGAGATGTGCAAAATGCGCGCTTTCACTGAAATGTGGCAAGAGATCACCACAGAACGTTACAAAGTAAAAACTGCCAAATACCGAGTATTCCGATATGGAGTACAAGTAAACTCTCTCGGTCTCACAGAAGAACAACCAGAAAACAATGCATGGAGGATTCTCATCGAGTCTCTTGGTGTGACACTTTCTAGAAATGCAAGATGTCGTGCCCTCCAACTTCCTGCTTGGAACGAAGCATTATCTTTACCAAGACCTTGGGACCAACAATGGTCACTTCGATTGCAACAAGTCCTTGCGTATGAAACAGACCTTCTGGAATACCCAGACATCTTTGAAGGATCCAAAGTCATTGAATCCAAAGTGAAAGCTTTGAAAGAAGAAGCAAAACTTGAAATTCAAAAGATTATCGATATGGGTGGGGCTCTCGTTGCGATTGAAAATGGTTATATGAAGTCTCAACTTGTGAAATCACAAACAGAAAGACTATCTAAAATCAATTCCAATGAACTTGTAATCGTTGGTAAAAACAAATGGACCGATGGAATTAAGTCTCCACTGATGACTGACTCCGATGGTGGTATTTTTAAAGTAGATCCAAAGTCCGCAGAACAAACATTAAACGTTCTTGGAGAGGCAAAATCTCGTCGCAATGCCGATCTTGCTAAAAAGTCTTTAGAAGACTTAAAACAAGCAGCAAAAGATGGAAAAAACCTAATGCCTTATTCCATTGCTTGTGCCAAAGCACTAGTCACCACTGGAGAA of Leptospira mtsangambouensis contains these proteins:
- a CDS encoding aspartate ammonia-lyase, producing MTKPTRREHDLLGERDLPADVYWGIHTLRALENYPITGKTIGTYPDLVRALAYIKKASAKANHELGQLTKETTQMITTACDRILNGEFHSEFVVDVIQGGAGTSTNMNANEVITNIALEMAGFAKGDYSHLHPLNEVNMSQSTNDVYPTSIKVAAVFAMKGLLAAMEELQLAFRRKSEEFKDILKIGRTQLQDAVPMTLGQEFSTYDVMLGEDISRLKEATSLIGEINLGATAIGTGINTDIRYSQIVTDILSNETGLSLIAAPNLIEATQDTGAFVQLSGVLKRIATKLSKICNDLRLLSSGPQGGFNEINLPAKAAGSSIMPGKVNPIIPEVVNQIAFEVIGNDITITLAAEAGQLQLNAFEPIIAHSLFKSIEHLTAGCKTLELNCIVGITANRDLLESRAKTSAGLATALNPYIGYENATLVAKKALLENRPVESIVLELGLLEEKKLKEILRPEILTSPHTL
- a CDS encoding response regulator, with product MKQLSMVYLVEDDVITTFLIKTLMEKFSFADEIHGFQNGEEALNALLAGSADPDMLFLDLNMPIMDGWEFLRAISKHPKYAKLPIYILTSSIDPTDKARSEEFKNVKGYLVKPLSLKDLQSINPAVG
- a CDS encoding lytic transglycosylase domain-containing protein, with translation MRLTDIPSVSSVLNRMESLSKLSENPKSLVSFPDVLEREWNRSKAQDSLPVQTSNQNGEGISLPFPGEIGSKIPVSFQADTKNKPTDILGTIESIAKAQGMDPNLVKAMVKAESGFKPNAVSPKGAMGLMQLMPETAGSLGVNDPFDPEENIGGGVKFLKGLMKEFKDPEKAIAAYNAGPGAVKRYKGIPPYEETQNYVNKVKRYYKDFSS
- a CDS encoding protein meaA, whose product is MSAEKKEYLLVDENGQGKPDKPWIFRTYAGHTNAKASNELYRKNLSKGQTGLSIAFDLPTQCGYSSDHEVSRPEIGKVGVPINSLEDFRILFDQIPIEEMNTSMTINGTSMWLLSLYVALAEERGVPLEKLNGTTQNDLIKEYLARGTYIYPPKDSMKIIVDMYEYSLHNIPKWNPSNICSYHLQEAGATPVQELSFALATAIAVLDAIKERNCFSDDEFEQCVGRISFFVNAGIRFVEEMCKMRAFTEMWQEITTERYKVKTAKYRVFRYGVQVNSLGLTEEQPENNAWRILIESLGVTLSRNARCRALQLPAWNEALSLPRPWDQQWSLRLQQVLAYETDLLEYPDIFEGSKVIESKVKALKEEAKLEIQKIIDMGGALVAIENGYMKSQLVKSQTERLSKINSNELVIVGKNKWTDGIKSPLMTDSDGGIFKVDPKSAEQTLNVLGEAKSRRNADLAKKSLEDLKQAAKDGKNLMPYSIACAKALVTTGEWADALREVYGEYNPPTGVDGQKLFLSDDKVSTVRGKVEAFTKANGHRPKIVVGKPGLDGHSNGAEMIAVSAKHSGFDVIYSGIRLSPEEIVQSAVEENANVIGLSILSGSHKEIVKQLFDELTHYKAKIPVVIGGIIPESDFDELKKMGIREIFTPKDYDLMSIMEKIIDIVAAEPALV